From a single Brassica napus cultivar Da-Ae chromosome C9, Da-Ae, whole genome shotgun sequence genomic region:
- the LOC106401589 gene encoding uncharacterized protein LOC106401589 produces MVFTDAVGPLLGEITCGTLLQKLRKSWMKLVRAMSKSVLFTRERLNRLPSLEPSFFRPCLMLMLNFPERESDRLHKVLEFVSTVHDLCEDEVNSEDEYEENTDQWT; encoded by the exons ATGGTGTTCACAGATGCTGTAGGTCCTCTTCTTGGGGAGATTACTTGTGGAACTTTACTGCAAAAGTTGAG GAAATCTTGGATGAAGTTGGTGAGAGCGATGAGCAAGAGTGTCTTGTTTACAAGAGAAAGGTTGAACAGGCTGCCAAGTCTCGAGCCAAGCTTCTTCAGACCTTGTCTGATGCTAATGCTGAACTTTCCAGAAAGAGAG AGTGACAGGCTGCACAAGGTTCTTGAGTTTGTGAGCACAGTTCATGATCTGTGTGAAGATGAGGTTAATTCAGAGGATGAATATGAAGAAAACACTGATCAGTGGACATGA
- the LOC106397956 gene encoding uncharacterized protein LOC106397956: MGEMVSDSGVFRRNYRWFRLRRRCLLGVGHSDVTRAPTPLGQAVRMKVLLRVHAVWDTIEPGSDDQKKNDVGEQTTSKEILNAIKSRHLGADRVRKVQMLMTEFDRLKMDDNDTVDDFTGKISGLSSKAASLGENIEESKMVKKFLKDLMRHKYIQIVASIEQVLDLNSTGFEDIVGRLKAGRGHNGRGRGRGRLHNQNYATHIEDNNSKKNLSKLICWRCDKHGHYATVCPEKTEKNQETNLNETEETDALYVHEVVFLNKDKVIPKNLDIDKGNASVWYLDNGASNHMAGNKKFFSSLNLNTKGNVKFGDGSCVDIVGKGVVTSVYKTVEKKTLKDIYYIPDLKYSILSLGQARENGCEVNMKDVYLTLTDLHGRLLIHVTISPNHLYKTPMEISYPECLHVRDEDATWR, encoded by the exons ATGGGTGAGATGGTCTCAGACTCCGGCGTGTTCCGGCGAAACTATAGGTGGTTTCGTCTTCGCCGGCGATGTCTTCTCGGTGTCGGTCACAGTGATGTGACCAG GGCCCCCACACCTCTAGGACAGGCTGTGAGGATGAAGGTTCTACTTCGTGTTCATGCAGTGTGGGACACGATCGAACCCGGTTCAGATGATCAAAAGAAGAACGAT GTGGGAGAACAAACCACATCAAAAGAGATCTTGAACGCCATCAAGTCACGACACCTAGGAGCTGATCGTGTAAGGAAGGTTCAGATGTTGATGACGGAGTTTGATAGGTTAAAGATGGACGATAACGATACGGTCGATGACTTCACGGGGAAGATATCGGGCCTATCATCCAAAGCAGCCTCGTTGGGAGAGAACATAGAAGAATCCAAGATGGTTAAGAAGTTCTTGAAGGATCTTATGAGACATAAGTACATCCAGATCGTAGCATCAATTGAGCAAGTCCTAGACCTCAACTCGACGGGTTTTGAGGATATAGTTGGAAGGCTTAAGGC AGGAAGAGGACATAACGGTAGAGGCAGAGGTCGAGGTAGGTTACACAACCAAAACTATGCGACACACATCGAAGATAACAACTCGAAGAAGAATCTTTCaaagctgatatgttggagatgtGACAAGCATGGTCACTACGCAACTGTCTGTCCTGAGAAGACagaaaagaaccaagaaacCAACCTAAACGAGACAGAAGAGACCGATGCACTATATGTACACGAGGTGGTGTTCTTGAACAAAGATAAGGTGATTCCGAAGAATCTTGATATCGACAAAGGCAATGCAAGTGTCTGGTATTTGGATAATGGAGCGAGTAATCACATGGCGGGAAACAAGAAGTTCTTTTCGAGTTTGAATCTCAACACCAAAGGGAATGTGAAGTTTGGTGATGGATCGTGTGTCGACATTGTAGGAAAGGGTGTGGTTACCTCTGTGTACAAGACTGTAGAGAAGAAGACACTCAAAGACATATACTACATACCCGACCTGAAGTACAGCATATTGAGTCTTGGGCAAGCAAGAGAAAATGGATGTGAGGTTAACATGAAAGATGTCTACTTAACGCTCACAGATTTGCATGGAAGGTTGCTAATTCATGTCACAATATCTCCAAACCATCTCTACAAGACCCCTATGGAGATAAGCTACCCGGAGTGTTTACATGTAAGGGATGAAGATGCTACATGGAGGTGA